A window from Ignavibacteriota bacterium encodes these proteins:
- a CDS encoding sigma 54-interacting transcriptional regulator, translating into MIYFSFIGNHDSINSDSKEYGAFINIFNEYQKEINRIFLFVTPSTGIVNYNKIASDNIEQIRKLKPKIEIEIIKFNIPNPVDYDIVYPILLDKVLEIVEKNKIKKERSIINITSGTPTMTACWVLLSQSGIIPNATPVQSFQSKFSRKGKTTEEVNFNIDDFPKITAPSSMKRQITILSREKENLEEKLEIEKLKQELPSIIGESKKILEIKDQILNDINQKTHVLIIGERGTGKEIVAKAIWEKYHSEKDEILNTIDCSGIPTELATSELFGHVKGAFTGAVEDKKGIIEEYKGKILFLDEIGNLSLEAQSKLLRVLTHGEFRKVGSTKPSKIEIQIIAATNKDVSDDNIFAQDIKDRFHEIINLPPLRERKEDINFLVNYFINLNSKLNSIQNPVILDQKIVDVLVDYNWPGNIRDLENFISRLLRRFNSGGKINYKDLPKRFIESILADDKIDVFLPPLPLLIPLPEYSHKIIEKARAIAKTHSEVDQLLKQHVGTERQRNHKEKNKNK; encoded by the coding sequence ATGATTTATTTTTCATTCATCGGGAACCACGATTCAATCAATTCAGATTCAAAAGAATATGGTGCTTTTATAAACATATTTAACGAATATCAAAAAGAGATAAATAGAATATTTTTATTTGTTACTCCTTCAACTGGAATTGTAAACTATAACAAAATTGCATCTGATAATATTGAGCAAATAAGAAAGTTAAAACCAAAAATTGAAATTGAAATAATAAAATTTAATATTCCAAACCCCGTTGATTATGATATTGTTTATCCAATCCTTTTAGATAAAGTTTTAGAGATTGTAGAAAAAAATAAAATCAAAAAAGAGAGAAGTATTATTAATATTACTTCTGGCACTCCAACAATGACGGCTTGCTGGGTATTGCTTTCACAATCTGGTATAATTCCTAACGCAACTCCAGTACAGTCTTTTCAATCAAAATTTTCTAGGAAAGGTAAAACAACCGAAGAAGTAAATTTTAATATTGATGATTTTCCAAAAATTACTGCCCCTTCTTCGATGAAAAGACAAATTACAATACTTTCAAGAGAAAAAGAAAATTTAGAAGAAAAATTAGAAATTGAAAAACTTAAACAAGAACTTCCTTCAATAATTGGTGAAAGTAAAAAAATACTTGAAATTAAGGATCAGATATTAAATGATATTAATCAAAAAACTCATGTTCTAATAATAGGTGAAAGAGGAACTGGTAAGGAAATTGTTGCAAAAGCTATTTGGGAAAAATATCATAGTGAAAAAGATGAAATCCTAAATACAATAGATTGCAGTGGTATTCCAACTGAATTAGCTACCTCTGAATTATTTGGTCATGTTAAAGGAGCTTTTACTGGAGCGGTTGAAGACAAGAAAGGTATTATTGAAGAATATAAAGGGAAGATTCTGTTCCTTGATGAAATTGGAAATCTTTCTCTTGAAGCTCAATCAAAATTGTTGAGAGTTTTAACTCATGGTGAATTTAGAAAAGTTGGTTCAACAAAACCAAGTAAAATAGAGATTCAAATAATTGCTGCAACAAATAAAGATGTTTCTGATGATAATATTTTTGCTCAAGATATTAAAGATAGATTTCATGAGATAATTAATCTCCCGCCGTTAAGAGAAAGAAAAGAAGATATTAATTTTTTAGTTAACTACTTTATTAACCTTAATTCTAAATTGAACAGTATTCAAAATCCAGTCATATTAGATCAAAAAATTGTTGATGTATTAGTTGATTATAATTGGCCAGGTAACATTAGAGATTTAGAAAATTTTATAAGTAGGCTTTTAAGAAGATTTAATTCCGGTGGCAAAATTAATTATAAAGATTTACCAAAAAGATTTATTGAAAGTATTTTAGCTGATGATAAAATAGATGTATTTTTACCTCCATTACCATTACTAATACCACTTCCAGAGTATTCACACAAAATTATTGAGAAAGCTAGAGCCATAGCAAAAACACATAGTGAAGTAGACCAACTATTGAAACAGCATGTTGGTACCGAAAGACAAAGAAATCACAAAGAAAAAAATAAAAATAAATAA
- a CDS encoding restriction endonuclease subunit S, whose amino-acid sequence MIKYRVGEIVKIKKGKKVNQIFDKPTKNSKRFIQIDDLRNDNNLKYTTEDGVEVKKQDIIIAWDGANAGTVSFGLEGIIGSTLASLNVIDSNVLPELVGKVLQSKYQFLRDNTNGATIPHIKRDVLEDIEFIIPKDKKNQQNIVVLLDKADSIRKKRKETIKLADEFLRSTFLEMFGDPVQNPFNWNELPFKKLAKEEDNAIRRGPFGSSLRKDIFVPEGYLVYEQYHALNNDFSYQRYFIDENKFEELKAFKVQPGDFIISCSGVYLGKLAEVPQDSPIGVINQALLKITLDKSVINNKYFKFVFSYRGIQNRMFSSQRGSGIPNFPPMSVVNEFMFPIPPPELQNKFAEIVEKTEKLKEKYQQSLEESENLFNSLMQRAFKGEL is encoded by the coding sequence ATGATTAAGTACCGAGTAGGTGAAATTGTCAAAATAAAAAAAGGGAAAAAAGTAAATCAAATTTTTGATAAACCAACTAAGAATAGTAAAAGGTTTATTCAAATTGATGATTTAAGAAATGATAATAATCTAAAATATACAACTGAAGATGGTGTTGAAGTAAAAAAGCAAGATATAATTATTGCTTGGGATGGTGCAAATGCTGGTACAGTGTCATTCGGTCTAGAAGGAATAATTGGAAGTACATTAGCATCATTAAATGTAATTGATTCAAATGTTCTACCTGAATTGGTCGGCAAGGTATTACAATCAAAATATCAATTCCTAAGAGACAATACAAATGGGGCTACGATACCTCATATAAAGCGTGATGTCTTGGAGGATATTGAATTTATTATTCCGAAAGATAAAAAAAATCAACAAAATATAGTCGTACTACTCGACAAAGCCGATTCAATCCGTAAAAAAAGAAAAGAAACAATAAAACTTGCAGATGAATTTCTCCGCTCCACATTTTTAGAAATGTTTGGTGATCCGGTTCAGAATCCATTTAATTGGAATGAACTGCCATTTAAGAAATTGGCAAAAGAGGAAGATAATGCTATAAGAAGAGGACCGTTTGGAAGTTCATTAAGAAAAGATATATTTGTCCCAGAAGGCTATTTAGTTTATGAACAATATCACGCATTAAATAACGATTTTTCTTATCAAAGATATTTTATTGATGAAAATAAATTCGAAGAACTAAAGGCATTTAAAGTTCAACCTGGTGACTTTATAATTAGCTGTTCTGGAGTTTATTTAGGAAAATTAGCTGAAGTTCCTCAAGATTCACCAATTGGTGTTATAAATCAAGCCTTATTAAAAATTACATTAGACAAAAGTGTCATTAATAACAAATATTTCAAATTTGTTTTTAGTTATCGCGGTATACAAAATAGAATGTTCAGTTCGCAAAGAGGCAGCGGTATTCCAAATTTTCCACCTATGAGTGTAGTAAATGAATTTATGTTTCCAATTCCTCCACCCGAACTCCAAAACAAATTTGCTGAAATAGTAGAAAAAACAGAAAAGCTAAAAGAAAAATACCAGCAAAGTCTAGAAGAATCAGAAAACCTATTTAACTCACTAATGCAAAGAGCATTTAAGGGAGAGTTGTAA
- a CDS encoding DUF3696 domain-containing protein, with translation MLKKINFSGFKGKIFDEIELKPITLLFGPNSAGKSSVIQVIHYLKEILDRRNYSPRGTKLGGNAIDLGGFKNFVFNHDLSIPIVMELEFDLSMGDLPGAQNVADDLDSEKNRFDIFTDFSTQVKSAALMIHVKWIDTLNRAEATYYSIDINDEDFISISLDYNSPRNLHTYISNLNINHPVIRGYDTFSDNIELFLSALGLDSAISEDEFRINIKGNSSVIPNLDEDIFFEQGVLSSSEMDWFDTKQTANELHENYYEIIELYKKVILSVGILAKDELNRFRYIGPIREIPPRNYDPHFEDEIERWSNGLAAWDLILNRKVNYILLNEWLQKLKINYHFKLKKELTSLTSVELKSLLNNSEEEILQQIKQIFESVDLDVPLFQNSLEFNIYKEIKDGFDKFDKSLNKKIDDNSIWALFENNLKIEVKPHDVGIGISQVLPIIIAVLTQKNPILAIEQPELHIHPALQVELADLFIDGINKNPEAIYLIETHSEHFILRLLRRVRNASKSDDKSLKLTPEQLNIYYIDNDDIFTNVKKITVNERGRFNEKWPKGFFEERIDEIG, from the coding sequence ATGTTAAAGAAAATTAATTTCTCCGGATTTAAAGGTAAGATCTTTGATGAAATTGAATTGAAGCCGATTACTTTGTTATTTGGACCTAACAGTGCCGGCAAGAGTTCAGTAATTCAAGTAATACATTACTTGAAAGAAATACTAGATAGAAGAAATTATTCACCAAGAGGAACCAAACTTGGCGGAAATGCAATAGATTTAGGCGGATTTAAGAATTTTGTGTTTAATCATGATCTAAGCATTCCTATTGTAATGGAATTAGAATTTGATTTAAGTATGGGAGACTTACCTGGGGCTCAAAATGTGGCAGATGACTTAGATTCAGAGAAAAATAGATTTGATATATTTACTGATTTTAGCACTCAAGTTAAATCAGCAGCATTAATGATACACGTGAAATGGATTGATACTTTAAATAGAGCCGAAGCTACTTATTATAGTATTGATATCAATGACGAAGATTTTATTTCTATCAGTCTTGATTATAATAGTCCCAGAAACTTACATACTTATATATCTAATTTAAATATTAACCATCCTGTTATAAGGGGATATGATACATTCTCCGACAATATTGAATTATTTTTAAGTGCTCTTGGTTTGGATTCAGCTATAAGTGAGGATGAGTTTAGGATTAATATAAAGGGTAATTCTTCTGTTATCCCAAATCTTGACGAAGATATATTTTTTGAACAAGGAGTTTTATCATCTAGTGAAATGGACTGGTTTGATACTAAACAAACAGCAAATGAATTACATGAAAATTACTATGAAATTATTGAATTATATAAGAAAGTAATTTTAAGCGTTGGCATTCTTGCAAAAGATGAACTAAACCGATTTAGATATATTGGTCCAATAAGAGAAATACCGCCCAGAAATTATGATCCACATTTTGAAGATGAAATTGAACGATGGTCAAATGGTTTAGCCGCTTGGGATTTAATTCTGAATAGAAAAGTGAATTATATTTTACTGAATGAATGGCTGCAAAAATTAAAGATCAATTATCATTTTAAACTTAAAAAAGAACTTACTTCTTTAACTTCGGTAGAATTAAAAAGCTTGTTGAATAATTCCGAAGAAGAAATATTACAACAAATAAAACAAATATTTGAAAGTGTTGATTTAGATGTCCCGCTTTTTCAAAATAGTTTAGAATTTAATATCTATAAAGAAATAAAAGATGGATTTGATAAATTTGATAAATCACTTAATAAGAAAATTGATGACAATTCAATTTGGGCTTTATTTGAAAACAATCTTAAAATAGAAGTAAAGCCTCATGATGTTGGTATTGGTATTTCTCAAGTTCTTCCAATTATTATTGCTGTATTAACACAAAAAAATCCAATATTGGCAATAGAGCAGCCTGAACTGCATATTCATCCGGCTTTACAAGTTGAACTTGCAGATTTATTTATTGACGGGATCAACAAAAATCCAGAAGCAATTTACTTAATTGAAACTCATAGTGAACATTTTATTTTGAGATTATTAAGAAGGGTTAGAAATGCTTCAAAAAGTGATGACAAGTCACTAAAGTTAACTCCTGAACAACTAAACATTTACTACATCGATAATGATGATATATTTACCAATGTTAAGAAAATAACTGTAAATGAGAGAGGAAGATTTAATGAAAAATGGCCAAAAGGATTTTTTGAAGAACGAATAGATGAGATTGGATAA
- a CDS encoding SAM-dependent DNA methyltransferase, producing the protein MLNAELRSKIDKLWTDFWTGGITNPFTVIEQITFLMFARMLDIKESNNERKFQQINQQYPNPIFKNNEQHFRWKSLKQISDPQKLLVTVRDEVFPHFKRAIQNGSTFSEYMKDAQLMIVKPSLLVMAVETIDALPLQKGDTKGDLYEYLLSKLQTSGIAGQFRTPRHIIQMMVELIDPKPKDRICDPACGTGGFLFESLLYINKKFTSPEFVETREDGSKFYPGDLLFDHNEHIQKELLTGFDFDATMLRIAAMNLMLHGIDNPQIHNQDSLSGRFIERFPKYAENSFNIILANPPFKGSLDAEDVEPSLIAKVKTKKTELLFNFLILRMLTLGGKAAVIVPDGVLFGASKAHVALREELIENNQLEAVISLPSGVFKPYAGVSTGILIFTKGGSTKNVWYYNVENDGFSLDDKRQPIKENDLPDVIEQYKKRDESKKIDRSAKSFFVSADEIRENKYDLSISRYKEIKYKELEYDKPEFIINKITSLENEINKDIAEIKELINNG; encoded by the coding sequence ATGTTAAATGCTGAACTGAGAAGTAAAATAGATAAACTTTGGACTGACTTTTGGACCGGTGGAATTACTAATCCGTTTACTGTAATTGAACAAATTACATTTTTAATGTTTGCACGCATGTTGGATATAAAAGAGAGCAACAACGAAAGAAAATTTCAGCAAATAAATCAGCAATATCCGAATCCAATATTTAAAAATAATGAACAGCATTTTCGTTGGAAAAGCTTAAAACAAATTTCTGATCCGCAAAAATTATTGGTAACAGTTAGGGATGAAGTGTTTCCTCATTTTAAGAGAGCAATTCAAAACGGATCAACATTTTCTGAGTATATGAAAGATGCTCAGTTAATGATTGTTAAACCAAGTCTGCTTGTTATGGCTGTTGAAACTATAGATGCTTTACCCTTACAGAAAGGTGATACAAAAGGTGATCTTTATGAATATCTTTTAAGCAAACTTCAAACATCGGGAATTGCGGGACAGTTTAGAACACCGCGTCATATTATTCAAATGATGGTTGAACTTATTGATCCAAAACCCAAAGATAGAATTTGTGATCCTGCTTGCGGAACCGGCGGTTTTTTATTTGAGTCGCTTTTATATATAAATAAAAAATTTACTTCTCCCGAATTTGTGGAAACAAGAGAAGACGGTTCTAAATTTTATCCCGGTGATTTATTATTTGACCATAACGAACATATTCAAAAAGAATTATTAACCGGATTTGATTTTGATGCAACAATGTTAAGAATTGCCGCAATGAATTTAATGCTGCACGGAATTGATAATCCCCAAATACATAATCAAGATTCTTTAAGCGGTAGATTTATTGAAAGATTTCCAAAGTATGCAGAAAATAGTTTTAATATAATTCTTGCAAATCCGCCATTTAAAGGAAGTTTGGATGCAGAAGATGTTGAACCTTCTTTAATTGCAAAAGTTAAAACTAAAAAAACTGAATTACTTTTTAACTTTCTCATTTTACGAATGTTAACACTAGGCGGAAAAGCTGCTGTTATTGTTCCCGATGGAGTTTTATTTGGAGCTTCCAAAGCTCACGTTGCTTTGCGTGAAGAACTAATTGAAAATAACCAGCTTGAAGCGGTTATTTCTTTACCTTCCGGTGTATTTAAGCCCTATGCCGGTGTTAGTACGGGAATACTAATTTTTACAAAAGGCGGAAGTACAAAAAATGTTTGGTATTACAATGTAGAAAATGATGGATTTTCTTTAGATGATAAACGGCAGCCAATTAAAGAGAATGATTTGCCTGATGTAATTGAGCAATACAAAAAAAGAGATGAAAGTAAAAAAATTGATAGATCTGCAAAATCTTTCTTTGTAAGTGCAGATGAAATTAGAGAGAATAAATATGATTTAAGCATTAGCAGATATAAAGAAATTAAGTATAAAGAACTAGAATATGATAAACCGGAATTTATTATTAATAAAATAACTTCACTGGAAAATGAAATAAATAAAGATATTGCAGAAATTAAAGAGTTAATTAATAATGGGTAA
- a CDS encoding ThiF family adenylyltransferase — MNTNQEFAIEQLKAIESEDKGNFEILKIDELKVNTDYIFVNISIPTKLYEKCTDGFNFRPRERMTILIHTDFPYTIPSTYFSDYRYIGKPHVQWGKKICLYQAPDVEWDPADGMFGYISRLDLFLKKASLNQLDLDDAPLHPPVAYLSAKIDYKIIPNKNTPSFEGDFWLGATELIKLNKESLIISDWKDLKQIKKSALNAAAILMKKDMPFEYPSSLSHLIFLLEKNGLDIVKCIKHLQLVAEKNKSTNPLIIIIGTPMRGPTINRKQHLLAWYINIKATRYLLGFSNIKRNINSIGRNINLEKFIEYAQKSEVQWCQILENREEIIIPRDNNSPTTYFRNKTIDLWGCGAVGSHIAEFLVRVKPKKLNIFDNGIVKPGLLSRQLFNENDIGENKAKALGNRINKIYSHLHKVEIQSYNLNILSLLDEKQMENSRIIIDTTASKKVLRKLDGELLNRKLKGKILSIVIDSKAMRGMIVIKADKSNCGIIDIIRRSHRVLCENNNEQWLSAFFPKQMDNSDSLIQPEPGCSDPTFYGSETDLSTLSGLMLNCISRNLFDDNNLSKCIFVSQNIIETSEEKYFETLVPEYKDYLCTDDPINNYKIFINEEAYKKIIKIIEKENKNRHYPLETGGLIFGGWDDLNKVLYVDEVSGPPKDSKSSKNYFECGIEGTKEYNEVIKKKYRNSSYFVGLWHSHPFGDKGFSNTDKVSMKVVVTKLSPPKSLLLIIAYNNKNINLGGYVFNKSQFF, encoded by the coding sequence ATGAATACTAATCAAGAATTTGCAATTGAACAATTAAAAGCTATTGAATCTGAAGATAAGGGCAATTTTGAAATATTAAAAATTGATGAACTTAAGGTTAATACAGACTATATATTTGTTAATATTTCAATACCGACAAAATTATATGAAAAATGTACCGATGGTTTTAATTTTCGCCCACGAGAAAGAATGACAATACTAATTCATACTGATTTTCCATACACAATTCCATCTACGTATTTTTCTGACTATAGGTATATAGGGAAACCTCACGTTCAATGGGGTAAAAAAATTTGTTTATATCAAGCACCAGATGTTGAATGGGACCCAGCAGACGGGATGTTTGGTTATATATCAAGACTAGATTTGTTTCTTAAAAAGGCTTCTCTAAATCAATTAGATTTAGATGATGCTCCTTTGCATCCCCCGGTAGCATATTTAAGTGCAAAAATTGATTATAAAATAATTCCCAACAAAAATACTCCCAGTTTTGAAGGAGATTTTTGGCTTGGAGCAACTGAATTAATAAAACTTAACAAAGAAAGTTTGATTATTTCCGATTGGAAAGATTTAAAACAAATTAAAAAAAGTGCTTTGAATGCCGCAGCAATTCTAATGAAAAAAGATATGCCTTTTGAATATCCATCTTCTCTTTCTCATCTTATTTTCCTTTTAGAAAAAAATGGATTAGATATAGTAAAATGTATTAAGCATCTTCAATTAGTAGCTGAAAAAAACAAATCTACAAATCCATTAATTATAATAATAGGAACTCCAATGCGAGGACCTACTATAAATCGCAAACAACATTTGTTGGCATGGTATATCAACATTAAAGCGACAAGATATTTATTAGGATTCTCAAATATTAAAAGGAATATAAATTCAATTGGTAGAAATATAAATTTAGAGAAATTTATAGAGTACGCTCAAAAATCAGAAGTACAATGGTGTCAAATTTTAGAGAATCGAGAGGAAATAATAATCCCACGTGATAATAATTCTCCAACAACTTATTTTAGAAACAAAACCATAGACTTATGGGGTTGTGGTGCAGTTGGTAGCCATATTGCTGAATTTCTTGTAAGAGTTAAGCCTAAAAAATTAAATATTTTTGACAATGGCATAGTTAAGCCAGGATTATTATCAAGACAATTATTTAATGAAAATGATATTGGGGAAAATAAAGCAAAAGCGTTAGGGAATAGAATTAATAAAATTTATTCGCATTTACATAAAGTTGAAATTCAATCTTACAATTTAAATATTCTTAGTCTATTAGATGAAAAACAGATGGAGAACAGCAGAATTATTATTGATACAACTGCTTCGAAAAAAGTGTTAAGAAAATTAGATGGTGAGTTATTAAATAGAAAATTAAAAGGAAAAATACTTTCAATTGTTATTGATAGTAAAGCGATGAGAGGAATGATTGTTATTAAGGCTGATAAATCAAATTGTGGTATTATCGACATAATTAGAAGATCCCATAGAGTTCTTTGCGAAAACAATAATGAACAATGGTTATCTGCATTTTTCCCAAAACAAATGGATAATTCAGATTCTTTAATTCAACCTGAACCCGGTTGCTCGGATCCGACATTTTATGGATCTGAGACTGATTTAAGTACACTATCTGGCTTAATGTTAAATTGTATATCAAGAAACTTATTTGATGACAACAATTTAAGTAAGTGTATTTTTGTTTCTCAAAATATCATTGAAACTAGTGAAGAAAAATACTTTGAAACATTAGTACCTGAATATAAGGATTACTTGTGTACTGATGATCCGATTAATAATTATAAAATATTTATTAATGAAGAAGCATACAAAAAGATCATTAAGATTATAGAAAAAGAAAATAAAAATAGACATTATCCACTTGAAACCGGTGGTTTGATATTTGGAGGATGGGATGATCTCAACAAAGTATTATATGTTGATGAAGTTAGTGGACCTCCTAAAGATAGTAAATCATCTAAAAATTATTTTGAATGTGGGATTGAGGGAACAAAAGAATATAATGAGGTTATTAAAAAAAAATATAGAAATTCATCTTACTTTGTTGGACTTTGGCATTCCCATCCATTTGGTGATAAAGGTTTTAGTAATACCGATAAAGTAAGTATGAAGGTAGTTGTCACGAAATTGTCTCCTCCAAAATCATTACTTTTAATTATAGCATATAATAATAAAAATATAAATCTTGGTGGATATGTTTTTAATAAATCTCAATTTTTTTAA
- a CDS encoding DUF1016 family protein, translated as MGKIKNKADDQKDYKSLFSEISILLDSARKFTATSVNAILTTSYWLVGKRIVEFEYHGMERSEYYGDKLLENLSSDLKKKYGKGFSRQNLQLMKQFYELYPIQKISQTPSGKSSKTTEISQTLSVKSLANVSNDKPDVKNVFEILSKNFTLSWSQYVSLITVKDTEARIFYEKETLRNGWSVRQLNRQISSQFYERSLLSKNKAAMLKKGEKAIKDDLVTPEEEIKDPYILEFLGLKDEYSENDLEEALITHLENFLLELGSDFAFIGRQKRLRIGTEWYRIDLLFFHRKLKCLVVIDLKVGKFTHANAGQMHMYLNYAKDNWTNKDENPPVGLILCAQKDNAVAKYSLEGLPNKVLAAEYKLKLPDEKVLVDELKRTQKTLLKGI; from the coding sequence ATGGGTAAAATAAAAAATAAGGCTGATGATCAGAAAGATTATAAAAGTCTTTTTTCTGAAATAAGCATTTTGCTGGATAGTGCCCGCAAATTTACTGCTACTTCTGTAAATGCAATTCTTACAACTTCATACTGGTTAGTTGGTAAGCGTATTGTAGAATTTGAATATCACGGAATGGAAAGATCAGAATATTACGGCGATAAACTGCTGGAAAATCTCTCTTCCGATCTTAAGAAAAAATATGGCAAAGGTTTTTCCCGCCAAAATTTACAGTTAATGAAACAATTTTATGAACTTTACCCAATACAAAAGATTAGCCAGACACCGTCTGGCAAATCTTCAAAAACAACAGAGATAAGCCAGACACTGTCTGTTAAATCTTTAGCTAATGTTAGTAACGATAAACCCGATGTAAAGAATGTTTTCGAAATACTTTCAAAAAACTTTACATTATCATGGTCTCAATATGTTAGTTTAATTACGGTAAAAGATACGGAAGCACGAATATTTTACGAGAAAGAAACATTGAGAAACGGCTGGTCGGTAAGGCAGTTAAACCGACAAATATCCTCACAATTTTATGAAAGATCATTGCTATCTAAGAATAAAGCAGCAATGCTGAAAAAAGGTGAAAAAGCAATTAAGGATGATTTAGTTACTCCGGAAGAAGAAATAAAGGATCCTTACATACTTGAGTTTTTGGGTTTGAAAGATGAATACTCTGAAAACGATTTAGAAGAAGCACTTATAACGCATTTGGAAAATTTTCTTTTGGAATTGGGAAGTGATTTTGCTTTTATAGGTCGACAAAAAAGATTGCGCATTGGAACAGAATGGTATAGAATTGATCTCCTCTTTTTTCACCGAAAGTTAAAATGCCTTGTTGTTATTGATTTGAAAGTTGGGAAGTTTACACACGCCAATGCCGGACAAATGCATATGTACTTAAACTATGCAAAAGATAACTGGACAAACAAAGATGAAAACCCGCCTGTTGGATTAATACTTTGTGCGCAAAAGGATAATGCTGTTGCAAAATATTCTCTTGAAGGATTACCAAATAAAGTTTTAGCCGCAGAGTATAAATTAAAATTGCCGGATGAAAAAGTATTAGTTGATGAATTGAAGAGGACACAGAAAACATTATTGAAGGGAATATGA